One Cicer arietinum cultivar CDC Frontier isolate Library 1 chromosome 8, Cicar.CDCFrontier_v2.0, whole genome shotgun sequence DNA segment encodes these proteins:
- the LOC101502932 gene encoding WAT1-related protein At5g47470 isoform X1, giving the protein MGLVEDVTLIGGLIGVQFIYAGNAELMSYSMSLGISPLTIVVFTSIATFLILFPAAFCFERRNWPKNCSLKFIMQIWFLSFGGLAFQSLFLKGISLTSPAMGTAMPNLAPGLIFIIAWTFGLERVNVNNRYSKIKILGTLLCVLGAFTMSIMQSISAPPATKKETTIQSLSTPSDFLFDIQKIIGCLYLMASVLILSSNVVLQAFALGDFPAPMSLSAITSLFGGFMTAAVQLFEGEELKTGLQLVSFGDLVGFSLLAGGVSGISLSFNGWALKKRGPVFVSMFSPIGTVCSVIFSVFTLGDTVNIGSIGGMFLMFSGLYLVLWAKGKEGYADGGDLSESEFDAEKPLLC; this is encoded by the exons ATGGGGTTGGTAGAAGATGTGACATTAATTGGAGGGTTGATAGGAGTTCAATTTATCTATGCAGGAAATGCTGAGCTAATGAGTTATTCAATGTCATTAGGCATTAGCCCTCTTACCATTGTTGTTTTCACTTCCATTGCTACATTCCTTATTCTCTTCCCCGctgcattttgttttgaaag GAGAAACTGGCCCAAGAATTGCAGTTTAAAGTTTATAATGCAGATATGGTTTCTTTCATTTGGAGG ATTAGCTTTCCAGTCTTTATTCCTCAAAGGAATCAGTTTAACTTCACCAGCAATGGGAACTGCTATGCCAAACCTTGCCCCAGGTCTTATCTTCATCATCGCATGGACTTTTGG GTTAGAGAGAGTTAACGTAAACAACAGgtatagtaaaattaaaatcttaggAACATTGCTATGTGTTTTGGGTGCTTTCACAATGAGCATAATGCAAAGCATTTCTGCTCCTCCTGCAACCAAAAAAGAGACTACAATCCAATCGTTGTCAACACCATCAGATTTTCTCTTTGACATACAAAAGATAATCGGTTGCCTCTATCTAATGGCTTCAGTTTTAATATTATCAAGCAATGTTGTTCTGCAG GCTTTTGCTCTTGGAGATTTTCCTGCACCAATGTCATTGAGTGCAATAACGTCCTTGTTTGGAGGATTTATGACTGCAGCTGTTCAATTATTTGAAGGCGAGGAACTTAAAACTGGGTTGCAACTTGTTAGTTTTGGAGACCTGGTTGGCTTTTCCCTTCTG gCTGGTGGAGTGAGTGGAATAAGCTTAAGCTTCAATGGATGGGCACTTAAGAAGAGAGGACCTGTATTTGTCTCCATGTTTAGCCCTATTGGAACAGTATGCTCAGTTATTTTCTCTGTCTTTACTCTAGGAGACACTGTTAACATTGGAAG CATTGGTGGTATGTTCCTCATGTTCAGTGGACTTTACTTAGTTCTTTGGGCCAAAGGGAAAGAAGGATATGCAGATGGTGGTGATTTATCAGAAAGTGAGTTTGATGCAGAAAAACCTCTCTTAtgttaa
- the LOC101502932 gene encoding WAT1-related protein At5g47470 isoform X2, giving the protein MGLVEDVTLIGGLIGVQFIYAGNAELMSYSMSLGISPLTIVVFTSIATFLILFPAAFCFERRNWPKNCSLKFIMQIWFLSFGGLAFQSLFLKGISLTSPAMGTAMPNLAPGLIFIIAWTFGLERVNVNNRYSKIKILGTLLCVLGAFTMSIMQSISAPPATKKETTIQSLSTPSDFLFDIQKIIGCLYLMASVLILSSNVVLQAFALGDFPAPMSLSAITSLFGGFMTAAVQLFEGEELKTGLQLVSFGDLVGFSLLAGGVSGISLSFNGWALKKRGPVFVSMFSPIGTVCSVIFSVFTLGDTVNIGSIGGMFLMFSGLYLVLWAKGKEGYADGGDLSEKA; this is encoded by the exons ATGGGGTTGGTAGAAGATGTGACATTAATTGGAGGGTTGATAGGAGTTCAATTTATCTATGCAGGAAATGCTGAGCTAATGAGTTATTCAATGTCATTAGGCATTAGCCCTCTTACCATTGTTGTTTTCACTTCCATTGCTACATTCCTTATTCTCTTCCCCGctgcattttgttttgaaag GAGAAACTGGCCCAAGAATTGCAGTTTAAAGTTTATAATGCAGATATGGTTTCTTTCATTTGGAGG ATTAGCTTTCCAGTCTTTATTCCTCAAAGGAATCAGTTTAACTTCACCAGCAATGGGAACTGCTATGCCAAACCTTGCCCCAGGTCTTATCTTCATCATCGCATGGACTTTTGG GTTAGAGAGAGTTAACGTAAACAACAGgtatagtaaaattaaaatcttaggAACATTGCTATGTGTTTTGGGTGCTTTCACAATGAGCATAATGCAAAGCATTTCTGCTCCTCCTGCAACCAAAAAAGAGACTACAATCCAATCGTTGTCAACACCATCAGATTTTCTCTTTGACATACAAAAGATAATCGGTTGCCTCTATCTAATGGCTTCAGTTTTAATATTATCAAGCAATGTTGTTCTGCAG GCTTTTGCTCTTGGAGATTTTCCTGCACCAATGTCATTGAGTGCAATAACGTCCTTGTTTGGAGGATTTATGACTGCAGCTGTTCAATTATTTGAAGGCGAGGAACTTAAAACTGGGTTGCAACTTGTTAGTTTTGGAGACCTGGTTGGCTTTTCCCTTCTG gCTGGTGGAGTGAGTGGAATAAGCTTAAGCTTCAATGGATGGGCACTTAAGAAGAGAGGACCTGTATTTGTCTCCATGTTTAGCCCTATTGGAACAGTATGCTCAGTTATTTTCTCTGTCTTTACTCTAGGAGACACTGTTAACATTGGAAG CATTGGTGGTATGTTCCTCATGTTCAGTGGACTTTACTTAGTTCTTTGGGCCAAAGGGAAAGAAGGATATGCAGATGGTGGTGATTTATCAGAAA AAGCTTGA
- the LOC101503463 gene encoding metalloendoproteinase 1-MMP, whose amino-acid sequence MFRLFSYYLNFWFLCVALFLWRPCFPARIIPESVTVITTTEKHNATWHDFSKFLHAERGSHVSGMAELKKFFNRFGYLSAPETTPNFTDNFDSNFESAVLLYQKQLGLPITGKLDSDTISTIVSPRCGVSDSTTKRIHVTRHFAYFNGKPRWLRGSPMTLTYGFSPYNMIDTISLTEIRTVFERSFTRWASVIPVSFRETERYESADIKIGFYIGDHGDGEPFDGVLGVLAHAFSPQNGRFHLDAAENWAVDFDHDDSRVAIDLESVATHEIGHVLGLGHSSVKEAVMYPNLSPRRKKVDLKIDDVEGVQSLYGSNPNFTFSSLLQSEDASNVALGFQTGFSKWTFSLPLVLLILFFGS is encoded by the coding sequence ATGTTTCGGTTATTCAGTTATTACTTAAACTTTTGGTTCTTGTGTGTGGCCCTCTTTCTTTGGCGCCCATGTTTTCCCGCGAGGATAATACCAGAATCAGTAACCGTAATAACAACCACCGAAAAACACAACGCCACGTGGCACGATTTCTCAAAGTTTTTACACGCAGAAAGAGGAAGCCACGTCAGCGGCATGGCGGAGCTCAAGAAGTTTTTCAACCGTTTCGGTTACCTCTCCGCGCCGGAAACCACGCCGAATTTCACGGACAACTTCGATTCAAACTTTGAATCCGCCGTCTTGCTTTATCAGAAACAGCTCGGTTTACCGATCACCGGAAAACTCGATTCCGATACCATATCAACCATCGTATCTCCGAGATGCGGCGTTTCCGATAGCACTACGAAAAGAATACACGTCACGCGTCACTTCGCATACTTTAACGGTAAACCGCGGTGGCTTCGCGGTTCCCCGATGACTCTTACATATGGTTTCTCACCTTACAACATGATCGACACGATAAGCTTAACGGAAATCCGAACGGTTTTCGAGCGTTCGTTTACGCGATGGGCGTCGGTGATTCCGGTGAGTTTTCGTGAAACGGAGCGATACGAATCGGCGGACATTAAGATCGGGTTTTATATCGGCGATCACGGTGACGGAGAACCGTTCGATGGTGTTTTGGGGGTTTTAGCGCATGCTTTCTCCCCACAGAATGGAAGATTTCATTTAGATGCAGCTGAAAATTGGGCCGTTGATTTTGATCACGATGATTCGAGGGTAGCCATTGATTTGGAATCAGTGGCAACGCACGAGATAGGTCACGTGCTTGGGCTGGGCCATTCATCTGTAAAGGAAGCAGTGATGTACCCAAATTTGAGCCCAAGAAGGAAGAAAGTTGACTTGAAAATTGATGACGTGGAAGGTGTTCAATCACTCTATGGGTCAAACCCAAACTTTACTTTTAGTTCTTTGTTGCAGTCTGAGGATGCTTCCAATGTTGCCCTTGGATTCCAAACTGGTTTCTCTAAATGGACTTTCTCTTTGCCTCTTGTCttgttgatattattttttggttcttga
- the LOC101502932 gene encoding WAT1-related protein At5g47470 isoform X4 — translation MSYSMSLGISPLTIVVFTSIATFLILFPAAFCFERRNWPKNCSLKFIMQIWFLSFGGLAFQSLFLKGISLTSPAMGTAMPNLAPGLIFIIAWTFGLERVNVNNRYSKIKILGTLLCVLGAFTMSIMQSISAPPATKKETTIQSLSTPSDFLFDIQKIIGCLYLMASVLILSSNVVLQAFALGDFPAPMSLSAITSLFGGFMTAAVQLFEGEELKTGLQLVSFGDLVGFSLLAGGVSGISLSFNGWALKKRGPVFVSMFSPIGTVCSVIFSVFTLGDTVNIGSIGGMFLMFSGLYLVLWAKGKEGYADGGDLSEKA, via the exons ATGAGTTATTCAATGTCATTAGGCATTAGCCCTCTTACCATTGTTGTTTTCACTTCCATTGCTACATTCCTTATTCTCTTCCCCGctgcattttgttttgaaag GAGAAACTGGCCCAAGAATTGCAGTTTAAAGTTTATAATGCAGATATGGTTTCTTTCATTTGGAGG ATTAGCTTTCCAGTCTTTATTCCTCAAAGGAATCAGTTTAACTTCACCAGCAATGGGAACTGCTATGCCAAACCTTGCCCCAGGTCTTATCTTCATCATCGCATGGACTTTTGG GTTAGAGAGAGTTAACGTAAACAACAGgtatagtaaaattaaaatcttaggAACATTGCTATGTGTTTTGGGTGCTTTCACAATGAGCATAATGCAAAGCATTTCTGCTCCTCCTGCAACCAAAAAAGAGACTACAATCCAATCGTTGTCAACACCATCAGATTTTCTCTTTGACATACAAAAGATAATCGGTTGCCTCTATCTAATGGCTTCAGTTTTAATATTATCAAGCAATGTTGTTCTGCAG GCTTTTGCTCTTGGAGATTTTCCTGCACCAATGTCATTGAGTGCAATAACGTCCTTGTTTGGAGGATTTATGACTGCAGCTGTTCAATTATTTGAAGGCGAGGAACTTAAAACTGGGTTGCAACTTGTTAGTTTTGGAGACCTGGTTGGCTTTTCCCTTCTG gCTGGTGGAGTGAGTGGAATAAGCTTAAGCTTCAATGGATGGGCACTTAAGAAGAGAGGACCTGTATTTGTCTCCATGTTTAGCCCTATTGGAACAGTATGCTCAGTTATTTTCTCTGTCTTTACTCTAGGAGACACTGTTAACATTGGAAG CATTGGTGGTATGTTCCTCATGTTCAGTGGACTTTACTTAGTTCTTTGGGCCAAAGGGAAAGAAGGATATGCAGATGGTGGTGATTTATCAGAAA AAGCTTGA
- the LOC101503805 gene encoding O-fucosyltransferase 29, protein MGVSVGKAWRLGMLSTNLALLPKNKRKQQQQHVCSSQQRKSMTISWSLICGLMLFILGLISLLTGHMLSDLEWYSHRLVHPTFYTRLDGHYRAPIDIWESKFSKYYYGCSDRGRNYAPAVREQMSNGYLLIAASGGLNQQRTGITDAVVVARILNATLVVPELDHHSYWKDHSDFINIFDVDRFISYLAKDVTIVKRVPDKMMRSMEKPPYTMRVPRKSDPDYYLDQVLPILLRRQVVQLTKFDFRLANHLDDELQKLRCRVNFHALRFTKPIQELGQKLVTRMQKMAHRFIAVHLRFEPDMLAFSGCYFGGGEKERHELGEIRKRWTTLPDLSPDGERKRGKCPLTPHEVGLMLRALGFTNDTYLYVASGEIYGGDETMQPLKDLFPNIYTKEMLADEELKPFLPFSSRLAAVDYIVCDESDVFVTNNNGNMAKILAGRRRYMGHKRTIRPNSKKLSTLFEGRNQMDWNTFSRKVKHCQRGFMGEPDEMRPGRGDFHEFPSSCVCERPHADEELGTKIDT, encoded by the exons ATGGGTGTGAGTGTAGGTAAGGCTTGGAGGTTAGGAATGTTATCGACGAACCTAGCTTTGTTaccaaaaaacaaaagaaaacaacaacaacaacatgtTTGTTCTTCACAGCAGAGGAAATCCATGACGATTTCTTGGTCACTCATTTGTGGTTTGATGCTTTTTATTTTAGGTTTAATTTCCCTTCTCACAGGTCACATGCTTTCTGATCTCGAATGGTACTCACATCGATTGGTTCACCCTACTTTCTACACTAGATTG gatGGACATTATCGTGCGCCAATTGATATTTGGGaatcaaaattttctaaatattaCTATGGATGCAGTGATAGGGGACGCAATTATGCTC CTGCTGTGCGTGAGCAGATGTCAAATGGCTACTTGCTTATTGCAGCTAGTGGAGGATTGAACCAACAAAGAACTGGG ATAACAGATGCTGTAGTTGTTGCACGAATTCTTAATGCCACGTTAGTTGTACCTGAGTTGGATCACCATTCTTATTGGAAGGATCACAG CGACTTTATCAATATTTTCGATGTTGATCGGTTCATATCTTATCTCGCAAAAGATGTTACTATTGTCAAAAGAGTTCCTGATAAGATGATGAGGTCAATGGAAAAACCCCCATATACAATGCGCGTCCCAAGGAAATCAGACCCCGATTATTATCTTGATCAAGTTTTGCCAATACTTTTGAGACGACAG GTTGTACAATTGACGAAGTTTGACTTCAGACTTGCAAATCACCTTGACGACGAACTACAAAAACTACGATGCCGTGTTAATTTCCATGCTTTGAGATTTACCAAACCTATACAAGAACTTGGTCAAAAACTTGTAACGAGAATGCAAAAGATGGCACACCGTTTCATAGCAGTCCATTTGAG GTTTGAACCAGATATGCTAGCTTTTTCAGGTTGTTATTTTGGCGGGGGAGAGAAAGAAAGACATGAGCTTGGTGAAATCAGAAAAAGGTGGACAACATTACCT GATTTGAGCCCAGATGGAGAACGGAAGCGAGGGAAATGTCCTCTTACTCCTCATGAAGTGGGTTTGATGTTGCGTGCACTTGGTTTTACAAATGACACATACCTCTATGTTGCATCGGGAGAAATATATGGAGGGGACGAGACTATGCAGCCTCTCAAAGATCTTTTCCCTAACATCTATACAAAGGAGATGCTTGCTGATGAAGAGCTGAAACCTTTCCTTCCATTCTCATCTCGCCTTGCTGCTGTAgactacattgtttgtgatgaaaGCGATGTATTTGTCACTAACAACAATGGCAACATGGCCAAGATTCTAGCTGGTCGAAG gaGATATATGGGTCACAAAAGAACAATTAGACCAAATTCAAAGAAGCTTAGCACACTTTTCGAGGGAAGGAATCAAATGGATTGGAATACCTTCTCCAGAAAGGTTAAGCATTGCCAAAGAGGATTCATGGGAGAGCCAGATGAGATGCGACCTGGACGAGGTGACTTTCACGAATTTCCCAGCTCTTGTGTGTGCGAGAGACCACATGCGGACGAAGAACTCGGTACAAAGATTGATACCTAA
- the LOC101502932 gene encoding WAT1-related protein At5g47470 isoform X5, whose product MGLVEDVTLIGGLIGVQFIYAGNAELMSYSMSLGISPLTIVVFTSIATFLILFPAAFCFERRNWPKNCSLKFIMQIWFLSFGGLAFQSLFLKGISLTSPAMGTAMPNLAPGLIFIIAWTFGLERVNVNNSNVVLQAFALGDFPAPMSLSAITSLFGGFMTAAVQLFEGEELKTGLQLVSFGDLVGFSLLAGGVSGISLSFNGWALKKRGPVFVSMFSPIGTVCSVIFSVFTLGDTVNIGSIGGMFLMFSGLYLVLWAKGKEGYADGGDLSEKA is encoded by the exons ATGGGGTTGGTAGAAGATGTGACATTAATTGGAGGGTTGATAGGAGTTCAATTTATCTATGCAGGAAATGCTGAGCTAATGAGTTATTCAATGTCATTAGGCATTAGCCCTCTTACCATTGTTGTTTTCACTTCCATTGCTACATTCCTTATTCTCTTCCCCGctgcattttgttttgaaag GAGAAACTGGCCCAAGAATTGCAGTTTAAAGTTTATAATGCAGATATGGTTTCTTTCATTTGGAGG ATTAGCTTTCCAGTCTTTATTCCTCAAAGGAATCAGTTTAACTTCACCAGCAATGGGAACTGCTATGCCAAACCTTGCCCCAGGTCTTATCTTCATCATCGCATGGACTTTTGG GTTAGAGAGAGTTAACGTAAACAACAG CAATGTTGTTCTGCAG GCTTTTGCTCTTGGAGATTTTCCTGCACCAATGTCATTGAGTGCAATAACGTCCTTGTTTGGAGGATTTATGACTGCAGCTGTTCAATTATTTGAAGGCGAGGAACTTAAAACTGGGTTGCAACTTGTTAGTTTTGGAGACCTGGTTGGCTTTTCCCTTCTG gCTGGTGGAGTGAGTGGAATAAGCTTAAGCTTCAATGGATGGGCACTTAAGAAGAGAGGACCTGTATTTGTCTCCATGTTTAGCCCTATTGGAACAGTATGCTCAGTTATTTTCTCTGTCTTTACTCTAGGAGACACTGTTAACATTGGAAG CATTGGTGGTATGTTCCTCATGTTCAGTGGACTTTACTTAGTTCTTTGGGCCAAAGGGAAAGAAGGATATGCAGATGGTGGTGATTTATCAGAAA AAGCTTGA
- the LOC101502932 gene encoding WAT1-related protein At5g47470 isoform X3, which yields MKNKTFFREKDRGNAELMSYSMSLGISPLTIVVFTSIATFLILFPAAFCFERRNWPKNCSLKFIMQIWFLSFGGLAFQSLFLKGISLTSPAMGTAMPNLAPGLIFIIAWTFGLERVNVNNRYSKIKILGTLLCVLGAFTMSIMQSISAPPATKKETTIQSLSTPSDFLFDIQKIIGCLYLMASVLILSSNVVLQAFALGDFPAPMSLSAITSLFGGFMTAAVQLFEGEELKTGLQLVSFGDLVGFSLLAGGVSGISLSFNGWALKKRGPVFVSMFSPIGTVCSVIFSVFTLGDTVNIGSIGGMFLMFSGLYLVLWAKGKEGYADGGDLSEKA from the exons atgaagaataaaaCTTTTTTCAGAGAGAAAGATAGAG GAAATGCTGAGCTAATGAGTTATTCAATGTCATTAGGCATTAGCCCTCTTACCATTGTTGTTTTCACTTCCATTGCTACATTCCTTATTCTCTTCCCCGctgcattttgttttgaaag GAGAAACTGGCCCAAGAATTGCAGTTTAAAGTTTATAATGCAGATATGGTTTCTTTCATTTGGAGG ATTAGCTTTCCAGTCTTTATTCCTCAAAGGAATCAGTTTAACTTCACCAGCAATGGGAACTGCTATGCCAAACCTTGCCCCAGGTCTTATCTTCATCATCGCATGGACTTTTGG GTTAGAGAGAGTTAACGTAAACAACAGgtatagtaaaattaaaatcttaggAACATTGCTATGTGTTTTGGGTGCTTTCACAATGAGCATAATGCAAAGCATTTCTGCTCCTCCTGCAACCAAAAAAGAGACTACAATCCAATCGTTGTCAACACCATCAGATTTTCTCTTTGACATACAAAAGATAATCGGTTGCCTCTATCTAATGGCTTCAGTTTTAATATTATCAAGCAATGTTGTTCTGCAG GCTTTTGCTCTTGGAGATTTTCCTGCACCAATGTCATTGAGTGCAATAACGTCCTTGTTTGGAGGATTTATGACTGCAGCTGTTCAATTATTTGAAGGCGAGGAACTTAAAACTGGGTTGCAACTTGTTAGTTTTGGAGACCTGGTTGGCTTTTCCCTTCTG gCTGGTGGAGTGAGTGGAATAAGCTTAAGCTTCAATGGATGGGCACTTAAGAAGAGAGGACCTGTATTTGTCTCCATGTTTAGCCCTATTGGAACAGTATGCTCAGTTATTTTCTCTGTCTTTACTCTAGGAGACACTGTTAACATTGGAAG CATTGGTGGTATGTTCCTCATGTTCAGTGGACTTTACTTAGTTCTTTGGGCCAAAGGGAAAGAAGGATATGCAGATGGTGGTGATTTATCAGAAA AAGCTTGA